Below is a genomic region from Pleuronectes platessa chromosome 2, fPlePla1.1, whole genome shotgun sequence.
AAATAGCTGTTAGCCAGAGAACAAATTTTACCAGTTTAGGTCTATCTTATACATTataaagttttaaagtttttaagtAGATAAATATCACCTAAACTTACAACACtactattttacttttaaagtaagaaatgttttaattttcttcAGAGGACATTGTATAAACCCCAGCGGAATCTCTTAAAGTATTCAGCCAAATTTTTCAATTGGGCCTAACGCTTAATATATACACTGGTATGTGTAAGTTtaagaaacagaaatacattAGGATTAAGTATAATAACTGaaaatatatgtatgtgtgtatattaaGTGTAACCGTAATTTTAATTTGAGGGAAACCTCTTAAGTTGAACACATATTCATGCTGAGGTACTCATTGCCATTTTTCAATCAGGTTTATGAATGTGTATACTAGCATGTGTAAAAATTGTATAATAACAGTGTTTGAgtataaagataaatatatgtattttatttgtacTACTGTTATTTGACTTGAGGGGAACCTCAGGAGTTAAACACACCGACTGATgccatgattgattgattccaGTGTTGGGCGACATTGAGCACATGCGTATATGCAACCACTGGTGAACGGCACTGTTGTGAGTGGATGAACAGCCCGAGGGCACGTAACATCTGGGCGGGGCAGCTGGGCCAGCGGCTCTGTGTGTAACCCTATGGTGTAAACACCGGGTTTCATCCGGGGCAGGAGGGGACGAGGCTCTCTGCCCGATCACAGCGGCTCAGCTCGGCTCAGATGCGCAGCGGCCCGacgcaacagcagcagcagcaggagcggaggagaagaagaaggaggaggaggaggtctggaGCCTGCTGGTGAATTACAATTGGGATACGGAGCTCCAAGGAACCAGAGGGGTGTTTTACCACCGCACGGTTCAGTCATTAATCGGTGTCTTCTCTGGGATGGTTTCCTCCGGTGATGATTTTTCTCGGCTTGGTTTTGCCACAGAGGACCGCGGAGACCTCGGAAGGCATCGGTCATGCTCCCCGGTAAGAGAGGGGGGGATTCTGTTCCAAGATGTCCTTCTGCTCCTGACTGGGTGTAGTGATGGACACAACCTGCTGTATCTGTCTTTATAGCTCGGGCCCGTGTTTGACTCACCGACGCGCTATTTGCTTCTGTattaatgattttatttataaCGTTAAAAAACCCGAGGTCGCACCGTGTCAGCGGGCGATACACCTGCGACATGTTAGCTTAAATGCTCCGGTTAACGAGCCCGGTGAGGGTTCGATTCCGAGCCGGTGCTGCGGATGAGGGATGGCCGCGGCTGCAGCCTCGCGCGCCGGGGTTTAACGTGGGAACGTAAATACAGTCATCTCTCCATCGGGCTTCTATTGTTTCCCTGCGCCTGTAAACACGAGCGTGTTGTTTGTAGTGGCATGTTCATTTAGAGAGCAGCACATACCACAGGGCTGCAGCTGTAAACTACTGAATAACCGTGTCgtgctttttttcctctccgGGAACACACAACTTCTTCTCCCTGTTGCTGCAATGTTATGGAGCAGATGAAGCAGgagcatgttgctgctgctgctgctgggccctATCGATTTCACTGCTCTCCTTTCTACAATCTGCTCGTTCTCATGCAGCTCTGCCAACCCTCCTGTTATTAACAGATTCCTGAACTCGGATGTCTGTCTGTGGATGTGAGGGGAGAACCCCCCCTCATCCAAATGTGATGTTTGGGTCAGTCAGGCCCTTCAGGGTGATTCCTTGCTAATCCTCCTTTTGGCTGTGTCTGGGAAACACCTCTCTGTTTTTCAGGGGAGcactttcctttttattttctggCTCCCAAGCGTTTTGTGAAAGTGCTGATTGCTCCTATTTTAGGGTTCTTGTATTTACAGGGCGCTTTGAATTCATGGACCATTAGGCCATTTGCAAAGAGGCCCGGTTTAGCTGCTTTATTGCAGGGGGGGAAGCCAAGAGACCATTCATGCTCTGTTTCATCTTGATCAGGGGGATTTTGACACATGTTGGTGTTTGTTTTCACTCCCCTCGCTCTCTGTTTGCTGTGGTCTTTAAATTGGCAGCATGacacttctctcctctgtgaAGAGCTCCCTGTGGTTTTCATGCTGCTTTCGGTGTTGAGATACAGTCAAACACTATCAAATTGGACCATGATCTAGATTGGTTCAAACACAAGGGTATTCATTTTTTCCCACTTAGTTACATCGAGAAGACACCGCTCCTTTTTATGATGCCCTTAAGACATGGACTGACATGATTTGAGCATCCACTTCAGTAGTAGctgacttaaataaaaaaagtatggTCAGGGTGTGTGTCACACACTCGCCTCTGGGTCCAGACCTCTACCTGGACATTTGGACATGGATTTAAAGCGAAAATGTGCTTTCGACTCAATCTAATGTGTCCTGGGGTTTGGTGTGGGAGCTCAGGGAATCCAGTCCCTGACTCTGTGATGAGTTAAAAATACACCATGAGAGCAGTTGTGACATGGATAAGGGAGAGAactcacacacatttcctcAGCTAGAGAGAACTTGAAGGGCACAAAAGAATCAGATTAGGCTGTAACACATGTATAATAATAACTGTAACTGCCTGGCTGTGGCTGCACATCAGAAGCAGCTCTGAACTCCCCCCAAAACCAACAAAGCGGATTACAGCCACAGTGGAACATGAAAACGAATCTGGAATACATAGAGAAATCCCTCCAGGTGTTACAGAGCAAAGGGAAAATGTAAAGGAATAATCCCCTCAGACGTTAGAGCTGCATTCCTTTCTTTATTACTCCCCCCACCTCAGCTTAGCCGAATCCAGGTGGATAGCAATCACCGGGATTGCTTTGTTTCACCCCTGATACTTGTGTGAAATGGGCAAAGGTGAGCGTCAAGGCCAGGGAGGAGAAGCGGTGAGCCGCACGATTGGCCCGTCCGAGCTTAAACTGACCTGCTGTGTGCCGATAAGCGTGTTATAAATCAGTATTTCACGGATATAGAAGGTACATGAAGAGACCACATTAAAGTGGGGGTGGGGTCACCTGTCCTGCTATAAGCCCTCCACAGTTCTTTGGTCAGGGTTGGTCAGATGGAGGTAGTTCAGTGGAAAATCCTCTTCCTGGAATCATCTGTAACTGATGTGGACTGATCTCTTTTTCAGTTGGGACCTCCTTTTTCCCCTTTGGATTGAAAACATTTGGGTGTTGGCCTGTCTATTTCTGATCCTCACCACATcttacagagtgtgtgtgtgtgtgtgtgggaaacaTCCTTGAAGTTTGATGCTGAATGGCAATTAGAGCCTGCAGATAAAGGTCACATCACTGTTCTCTTACAAAAGCACAAAGCAAGGGTCAGAGTTCAGATGCATCAGGAATAACCACCGGAAAGCGTCATCATCGGTGAAGGAGTTGTAACGGCCGAGGTTGAGACATGTGGTATGAAATATTAAAGAAGCCCAGTCTGTCTCACTATTGGCCTAGTTGTGGCTCGTTTCAGGGCCTTTCACTCTCGTCCAACGGGAGCTTTGTCGTGTTCACCCTGCTCTGGTTACCATGTGTAAGTTTacaacagcagctgtgtcaaCGACAACAGTCAACAGGAGGGCTGCCGGCCTCACCTGTCTGTGCTGAGTTGATATTTCAGCTGCTCTTACATCTCGGCTGCTCTGTTCCGCCTGTCGAACGAGACTCAACAAATTGTGCATCCATTGTCATTATCAGCGGAACTGAGGCTTGTGCGTCAGGCTTTACTGCAACATATTAAGGCGCACTCAGTTTAAagtcatgtattttattttttagaatcAGTTATATAAACCCAGCAGACAACAGCAGCCTGTTCCTGCGACTCTTGGGCCAGATAAAAGCCGACAGCTCAAGAGAGTGAATCTCCTTTAAGAGCTACAAGCCTTCCTGTTTATCGCGGGGTGAGAAAACGCTTGCCTGTAGCAGTTTAGCTTCCCTATGAATGTTGTGATCTAATATGTATGACTTCGAAGCTGCAGAGGGAGAAGTGCGTTTCCTTGTGTGGACACGGTTTGGACCTATAGCTTACAGGCCTCAGTGTTTAGCCCGCCGGACTTGAATATCAAACCCCTCGCTGATTTGCATTCTGTGATGCATGCTGCACAGGGGCAGCTCACTCTCATCGCAAAGCTCATGTTTTAATCAGCACGCCTCCCTCAGTGGTATCTATACCCCCATCCAGAGCCGGTGCCTCATCCCCTCCACACATGCTATGTCAACATGTGTTTGATGATTGTGGTGCGGTCATATTTCTTATTCTCCTCTGATCCTTCCTTTAATGCTGTTCTTTGTGACTGTTTATCTGGGTCTTCTTGGTCCTAGCCATCTCTCCCGCAGCCTTCTCTCTGGAATGCGATGCGTTGTTATACCTGTACCTCGGCGCACATCTGCACACCAGATGTTAAAGAAGTTAGCGCTTGACTTCAATCAGCCAGACCACCGATCATATCAGGTGTGTTATTGGTTAGGCTCAGGGGTTGGAGGGCGACCTGTTGCAGCTGGTTGATTCTCATTCTTCCTCTTGCCCTTGTCATTCATGAAAGCCGTGCTTGAGGTTGTGTTAACGTGGgagagcttcttttttttgttgttgatatATTTGGTGTGTTTCTCTTACTACTGCGATGTTTTTATTCTGCCctttactgaaataaaaacatctaGTTAGATTGTGGCTTGAATGGAGATGTCTTTCTCGTTGTCTTTGCTTTTCTTCAGCTTTCTTTGTACAGGTGGCAGCATTTCTGTTTTAGCCATTTTGGTTATTTCTCTGATAAGTTTTATTGCTAACTACATTCTTGATATTCCTAAATTCCGATATattagcctctgggggcaatggccaatattttggggcttcaGGTGTAGAGAGCGCATCTAGGCCAAGACTCTTCTCTTCACCGTACACTGTCTACAGTCTCATTAGTCTATACAATtcttcacaaatcacaaatagcaacacttttttaaatgcatttaagGCCCAGGTGGCATGTTGACTAATCTCTATACGGCTATCTGCACATGAATGCAGATCAATTAAAGGGCTAATGCACCTCGGTCAATGTATTCCACCTCTTAGACCCTTCACacggactgtttacctgcagccAACCAAAGTCTGCTCAAATGTGATAGCTCAAACTAGAAAAAGAAACCAGATGGCTTCTAGCCCCAAAATCTTATATATAATACAGTATCAGTTTTAAGTGCAGCTCACACTGTCTGTGTGATCGAACTGCTAGTAAACCATTGCACTTGTGCTGGCAGAAATAGAATCAAGGTTCAGGAAGTGTTAAATGTGATAATGCTGCTGCTCTTTGGAGAGCAGTGTGTCAACTCTGTGATACAAGAAATCTGACATGTTGCATTTAGACGCCACTGGTGTCTGTTGCTGCGTAAAAAAAGTAACAAGAAGAGACTTCGTTGATTAACACCTTCTAAAATTGGTTTCCATGCTATGTCTTCCTGTTAACGTTTGCTAATATGAGCATCATTTCTCTACAGGTCAAAACCACAGAGTGTATTGAAGTGGACAAAATTGACTAATTTCATTGTTcatttagaagaagaagaattgaaTTACCTTTAAAATACGGTTATATCAGTTATAACAGCAAAAATGAAGCATTTTTCAGGACTGAAGGATAAGAGTTGTTTgatttaaagtgaaataaagGACACATGTTTTACTAAGTGAAAAGGATCATACCAAGTTTCTATGCAAATCCATGGTAACTGGACAAAGCTGTTCTTAAGAGGCATGGCAGCCTTTTGGCTTCTGGATTGAGCTCTCTAGTGACGGTCCAGTAGAATACcaaatgtctctgtctgtcttctttACTGCtctctctggggggggggggggggggtatcaccCCTCTGCTCAAGTGAGCACAACAGACATGACACTGCATGTTCACTCCCTGGAGAAAGTCCTTCTTAGTACATTAGATTAAGTTGAAATCAGATAATCACGGCCTGAGTTTTGTATAACAAGATTCATGTTTTGTCTGAGAGCAGTCATAACTCCgccatttgtttgtgtgaaaggcTCTCACTTGTCGGTCAGTGGGAGGTCAAGCATGCTGGAGGTTTTCACACGTACAGGAGCAAACAGTAGCTTCTGGTTCAGTTCCAGGACAGGGGCCAACGCAAACTCCATGGAAGTATTTCAAGTATGTCCTCGAACAAAGTGAGCCCCTTTCTTTATGATGTTTGACGGAGGAAAACAGAACACTATGTCGTACTCACCCCAAAAAGCAGAAAGCTGGTCAGTCGTGAGGGGAGCTTTGAGACAGCTGCTGAGACTAACGGGACAGATAAACGTTTTTAGGTCTTTGGATGGTAATTTTGATTCAGCCCCTGAGGCCTTCCGTCTAGATTAGTTGAACAGAGTCAATTTAGGATTTTCTCGACTGGCAAAGAGACAGCAAGATGCTTGTTTATGGCAGCGATTTGTGAGCAGCGTTGAGTGAGAGGCTTTTGGCAGAAAAACGCTATCGCTATTTTTAGATGTCAATTCTCTATTGGGTATCATGGAAGATGCTTTGTTTGTAATGACTCTCCATTATGTGGGTAAAAGTGCATATAAATCATTGCTTAAATTCAGTTCTCCGCAACAGTTATTCGTTTTCCGTTCTCTTTTAGCGGACATGAACAGATATGTAACTATAACATACAGAAATGTGCCAACACTATATAAAATACCTTTCATGTAAACCTTGATGTTTACGACACCAACAAACCGGAAACTCCCTTGAAAGTTGCGTTTATATATTGCCCCTGTTATTTATTCCATCAATGTGTGTCTGGCTCTGCGCCTCTGGCTCCCTCTTTTTTTGGAGTCGTAACTGAGCTATTGAGACATAAAGTGCCTTTCCGTATCTCTCCATAATTTTATAGTTACTTATCTTGTCTCATTCGACATTCTCTGTGCAAATTAATTGGTTTGCCAATTTCCTCTTAGAGGTCATTTTAGATTACTGCTTTTTCTGTGTTTACAattctttaatgtttttgttgggTTTCTGCTATGTTCTGTGCCATATTACCGTGCTGCATGTCCTCCCTTCTGACACCCCTGCTGATCTGCAATCACTTTACACGTTAACATTAAACACCATcactaatcagaagttattaggacatGTACAGGAcctgatgtttactttgtgtttgtttgatttgagtTCATGAGACACCTATTTAAACACATTGTAAACAAGTCCAACATCTTGTGCACACGCAGTTCATACACAACTCGAGACGTAAAGTGAACGATCCGGATTCATGTCACACTATTATCAAGCTAATCTCTTTTTTGTATCTGTTTGAAGGATCTGTCTCTAGATTCCTGAGCTGAGCTGCACTGGATCCTCCCGATGCTACCTGGCGTAATCAGATCCAGGAGACACCCATGTTTATCTACTATTGACTTCTCGGAAATGCTACTGACTCTCCACCTAAAGTCAACACATGGCTGAAACTGCAAGGTTAGAGAGTATACAGCACTTAACAATGgctatgtgtatatatatatatatatatatatgtattttgatGATGCATCTCAGCTGCAGTTAAAACTTAATTTCCTTCTCATCAGGTGAGGGTGTGGTTGGGAGCGTGAGTTCTCAGAATTACATCACATGGAGGTCAAAGGACATCGGATCACATCGATGGGTTTAGGGGCTCCTGGTGAGTATAAAGAAGCGCACCTTCGTGTCTGGACAAGCCTGAAGCGGTCTGGCCAACCTCtaagattgtgtttttttctgacagTTCAACAGAAGGAACGTGTTTTCCTCAAGGGAACAGCCAGCTGAAAAAACAGCTGTTATGTGTGAAGGCCCTTTGTTCCCACACTGTCACCACAGCTGTCGGATAATCTTATCAGAGCACTGAATTACTGTGAACAGACACCGTACTGTTTGAAACAGGCCTAATAAGACTGTTTAAGTCAGTAAAGTTTCTTAGTTTGATTCCTTGAAGTCTCAATTCCAGCCAATAGGACAAAAATATTTAGTGTCTAGTTGTTAAAGGACATGCCTGGTATTTTTCTAAAAATTCCTCATAGTCAACAAATTCCATGAGAACACAAAAACAGGGTTGGTCCATCTCTCAAAATGCTCCCTACCCTGCCAGTGGTTCTTAGTGAAGAAGTGAATCGTTGAAGATGGGTCAAATATAACTATACATTTGAACTTTGAAACAAAGTCTTAAAACATCTGTACAATGTGCTTCTAGTGGACTTTTCCTAAACAGAATTTGTGAAGTATTTGGGATACATAGAGCAgcaggactgtgtgtgtcagactaaCTCAAAATAATCTATAGTTTATTGTTCAAGGTAAAGAAGTAACATGTCACTCACTGCAGTTGTCGGGCTCCTTGATATGTTTTTAGTATGTTTCCTGACAACAGACATGGGATGTGTTGACAATAAATAATAGAGACGATTTCCACCCACATCCCGTGATTCCTCTAATTCTTTCTGGTGTGTTTCTGTGATGTGTAGATGTTCAAGGCAGCCAGGACAACAAGCTGCAGGCTGAGAGGATCTCAGCTCTGCAAGAGAGAAAACAGGCCCTGGAGGCTCTGCTCAACAGCAGAGTGGGAGAGCTCAAACATGTCTGTCTGCAGGAAGCAGTAAGTAGCTTTATCTTCATGAACGAATCATACGTGGTTTGGGATACAATGTTCTTTCTctgtaaaacttttttttgtgttcatttgtgttttggtgaagattgattgtattaaagTTGGTTATATcgtattttattttactcacaACTTGCTGAGAATCTGTGAGGTCTTGCTTCTCACCTAAAATGAAACACATATTTATAATTACTTGACAGCTCCAGAGAACTTGTCAGTGCATGTTAATGAAGCCACAGCAGCGTCACAGCTTTTTAACACATCCCTGTGCTTTCAGATTCATGTATTGTACAccactctctctttgtgtgttttattcttttatccACAATCTGTTATTATACTTATATTTGCATCACCATCCAGAATTATTCATCTATTAAGATGATAGAGAAATATAGCTTGTGTGCACAGGAACCTCTGTGGTATGAGTCTTTCAGCAATTTTCCAGATCAACACCCTTGTAGATAAAAGAGTGTAAAGCTGTGAACACAATTATCATGTTGTCAGTGTATCTAATCTTGAAACTCTACTCATCTGCAGGTGTTaatctgtttttactttttattatcATAGCAATAGTTATAATAAAGATTTCAATGCATTTGACTATTTAAAGGTCTTTAATGAACCTTCCGGTAATCTGTGAAGTTTTTATGTAAAACCTCTTAGCTCACATAGAAGGATAATGAATGTCCTCTATAGGAGCTGACTGGAAAGTTGCCACGTACTTTCCCCCTGGAGACTGGAGAGAAACCCCCGCTGGTGCAGCGCAGAGCTGGCCCGGGGCCCAACACCAAGGCAGAGGTAAGTCAACATCTTGAATATCAATTGTGTTTAGGCAGCAGCTGTACTGTTGTGTATACTTGTGGTCTAACACGGTTGGCTGTCCCTGGCTGCAGGATGAGGCGGCCCAAAGAAAGCAGATGAAAGCCATCTTCACTGGTGCTCTCTACAGACACTCGGAATCAgacagaaatgtcccaaatagcAAGAGGACAGTTCACCGAGGGTGTCACACAGGTATAATTACACGGCAACACTTAGAATGAACATATCAGGGATAAGAGAATCCAAACCAATCCACATTGTTGTTAACACAATGACCTTTGCACTTAGGCTCGGCAAAGGTATCAAATATCCTGCGGCATTGTCTTTGACCTGAATGGTTATTGTCTTTCAGAGGACACAGTGATGTCAGAGAGTACAAGCTCCATGTCAGATTCAACCTCCCATGACAATGGTGAGTcattttacaccaaaattagtGGATATAAAGGATATTGACTCCTTTccctttcccattgccagtgAAGGAGTTTATCTTTCTGCTTTTTCCCCTTGTGTCATATTCAACGTCACAAACGCACCCAAAACCGAGAAGCTTTCTTACCATGCGGTTCACCTGGGTGTCTCACTTTCATCTCTGCACATTGTACTTCTGTGTCTCTTGACCAATTAGTGAAAGCTGATtgaatccattcccattgcattCCAAAGCATGACGTTAACAGTTGCTAGTGGGtcttttgaccagtggaaaagggacCCCTGGTGGATACTCTGTTGTATTTCCATATTCAGTATAGTCAGTTTTATTCTTCTCACACTCTAAATACAAACATGCTTAGTAGGTGTGAAGCCAATTTTCACTTCTCTTGTTCAACACCAAATAAGACTAAGAAGTCACACTTCAGTTTCAAACCCAAAATAGCACACTTGGCTTCCTGTGCTTTTAATGTGGACGATATGTTTTTTTACGCTTGCGGGTGGGCTTCATTACAATAATTATTTCTTCTCCCCAAAAGAGTCTTCTCCCAGCGTGGCTACTGACCAGCGCTCTCTGTCTCAGCCCCGGCTCACTGTGGGCAGCCCTGACCACCgcatcagcaggaaactgtctcCCGTCGAGATTTACTATGAGATGAGGACACGTCGCAACTCTGTCACAAGCTCTGTCAGGTACTGGAAGTGACCCTGTGCTACAGGCTGTGCAGTTTGATCTGTTTGTACATATTCTTGtgcacacatgttttttttttatatatgtgcgctgAATCATGATCGCATCAATGTCCTCTTGTGTCGCTCCTCACAGCCCAACTCACTCTTTACCGAGAAGTGCATCTAACGTTGAAGGGAGAAGTGTTCCAGCGACTCCTCTTTTGGCGCGAACTGCTCCAATCAGTGTTCATGTCAGGTAATGTGTGATACGAGGCTGCTTTTGTCTGAGGCAGCACAACTACAGCTCCCTCCCACTGTGATAACTGTGCGTTGGAAAATGCTTAATGACTTTGTTTAATGCTGACACAGAGTCAGGGTTGTAACAATAATCAGTGGCATATGTGACTTTACCATCAAGGGCTAGAGCTCATTAAATTGAGCCCCTTAAGTCCTGTGAATTGCAGTTACATAGTTTTGTTTAACATTGCTTTCAATCTTTCTTTATCCATAGTCCTCAGAGTCTTCTACCAATATAAACTCTCGTTTGTACTCACATTTCTACCTTAGGTCGGATGCGTCAGGGGGTAATGGTTTGAAGCAGTGGTCTGGCAGCCTGGATGTGCCATACATGATTCCACTGGCACAGGAGGGCTCTTCTTCAGACCGCCGAAGCTGCCCGTACAGCTCCCGTGCCCGGCGCAGTAACAGCTCCGAGGCCCTGTTGGATAGGTCCAGCCTCCCTGATGACCCAGCACCCAGAAACGGGATGCCCCCCAGAGGAGGGCCTTACAAGAGCTCAGAGACACTGACTGATGGCAAGCTGCGACAGATTCACTTAGGCAGCCCTGAGAGACATGTGGACGGTTCTGTGGATCAGGCCAAACTGCGTCTCTCCATGGGCGGCAGAGGGGCAGGGGGAGGCTACAATGAGCTACTCATGGACTATATCTGGGGGAAACAGCAGCAATTGCAAGTGCAGCACCAGTTGTACCAGTCCACAGGCAGGATCTGGCAGGACGTACCCTCTCCTCGTTCCTCCACAGCAGTGGTTCCTCCCCATGCCAATGGTTTTTCTCATTCCCAGGTGCATCTCCCCAGCGCTGCACCTCCTTACAGCCCCATGGTCCTCAGAGGGTCACAAGCCGAGCTGCGCAGGGTCAAAGTCACCAGAACAAAATCCTGTGGACCTTTTATTCCTTTGCAGCAACATTCCCAGGATGGAATACTATTGTCAGCATATGAGTCTCCCCTTCCTGCCTCTGGCACCACCACATCCTCCATCCCAAACCTGCACCCTTACCAGACAGAGGTGTCTGGCCCTTCCTTCAGTCGCAGAGCCCCACAGTTCTCTCTCCCGACACCGGAAGACTCAACTAGAAGCCTGCATAAAGCCCTGGCTCTGGAAGGCCTGAGGGACTGGTACCTGAGGAACGCTCTTGGTTATCCCCCAGCTGCCTCAAAGGGCCATGAGACGGGTATCTCTCGCCTGTCCCACCCCCACCCGTTGGTGCACCAGGCTCAGTCTGTTCAAGGTGAAGCAGCCAACCTCAACAGGCCTCAGATTCCCCAGTCAGCCAGCTTCCACGGTATCCCAATGCATGGAAGGTCAGTAACTTTTCTTTCATCAGTCTGTGTGCTGCGTCTATAAAACATATATGTTTATTGATGGCAATAGTCTTGTGGTTTAGGAATGAGAGGGAACTTTTTCCTTCATTATTGTGCTATGTTTGCCTTTTAGCAACTACATTACAAAGCAGAAGAAATGTACTATCACTTAAAGAGATgagcttttagttttttttcaagtAGAAACGGAAGATATGACCAAAAGTGTTATCAAGATAATCAGTTGATATCgataattataacaataaatgtcacattaatttGAAGAGTGATGTTTGCTTCTCAGTGAAGGCTGTGGTTCTAAACTTGTCTTTAAGAGCTTGCATAGGCATTATATCAACATATAttgaaccttgttttttttgctattgatgaaaatgagaGTGCAATTATTATTGATAGCTCTGGTTTCGAGAGACCTTTGTAGCTCAGCTTTAAGGGCTTTGTAAAATCTTTAACTAAAAATACTAACATGCATGTTTGGGAACACATTCACCCAATCTTTTTGTATCGCTGACATTGAATCATGTTTCTCTGTTAGTAAGAGTATTCTAGCAGAGGATGGTGCAACTACTCTTATCCCGTCCCCAACCAAGACATCCATCATTCCGACTTTTATAATGGttgggtttttatttttgtttgcattggctatttttattttgcatgaTCAGCATTATCTCCTACCGCTAGCTGGCTAATACGAACTACGTGAATTTGGAATTGTTTACAGATCAAACAACCTCAGATACTACTCAAAGGCCTCCGGAAATTGTTTAAAGTGGCCCATGAGGAAAAGTCACGTCTACACATGTAAATGCGATTATGCATTAATGTTCCCTTAATTGTCAAGGATTTCTACTTTCTTCCTTAATTCCAAAGGcatttaaaaaatttacaagCGAGCCCTTCTCTGAGCTGCGTCATAGTCTGACCATGATTcatgatttttatttcatgaataTATTTTCTCACTGTGTTTTTACGCTTTACTGCTTGCCTCTCGTTTGTGGAGTGTTGTATTGATTTGTCTTGCCTCCCCAACAGGTCGATGGAGTTTTCTCTCTATCAGGAGACTCCTCAACAACAGATGCAAGAGGCGACCCCAAAGGAACCCATTGCAGACCCAGGCACCCTAGTCTGATGCAGCagaacacacgcgcacacacgcacacacacgcacacacacaagcacacacacacacacacacacacaaagtacagTATATCATGAGCAAAAACACTGTAGCCTCACACTCACTTACACAGACAAATTGATACAATGTGACCTCAATTGCAAAGCAAAACATGGCGACCTCAGCAGAAAGAGACTGTAGTAAATGACAAACTGTAGCTGCGCAGTATGAAAAAGCCTTGGCAAGTTCCCCGTCTTACAACTGATTCCACCAGTATGAAATTACACCCAGTGTCCTCATGCAGATGTACGCTGGTGTTACAGATTATCTACCAACACTATGGTTATGCTGTTCTACATATATCAACCTATCTGGTCCAACACAAGCAGTGAATCCTTCCTTATAAACCCTGAAAAGTCTCCTGAGATATACTTTTTTACAGAATATATACAGTCTAAATCACTATTTTGTATCTTCTGAGATATA
It encodes:
- the ccdc120b gene encoding coiled-coil domain-containing protein 120, translating into MEVKGHRITSMGLGAPDVQGSQDNKLQAERISALQERKQALEALLNSRVGELKHVCLQEAELTGKLPRTFPLETGEKPPLVQRRAGPGPNTKAEDEAAQRKQMKAIFTGALYRHSESDRNVPNSKRTVHRGCHTEDTVMSESTSSMSDSTSHDNESSPSVATDQRSLSQPRLTVGSPDHRISRKLSPVEIYYEMRTRRNSVTSSVSPTHSLPRSASNVEGRSVPATPLLARTAPISVHVRSDASGGNGLKQWSGSLDVPYMIPLAQEGSSSDRRSCPYSSRARRSNSSEALLDRSSLPDDPAPRNGMPPRGGPYKSSETLTDGKLRQIHLGSPERHVDGSVDQAKLRLSMGGRGAGGGYNELLMDYIWGKQQQLQVQHQLYQSTGRIWQDVPSPRSSTAVVPPHANGFSHSQVHLPSAAPPYSPMVLRGSQAELRRVKVTRTKSCGPFIPLQQHSQDGILLSAYESPLPASGTTTSSIPNLHPYQTEVSGPSFSRRAPQFSLPTPEDSTRSLHKALALEGLRDWYLRNALGYPPAASKGHETGISRLSHPHPLVHQAQSVQGEAANLNRPQIPQSASFHGIPMHGRSMEFSLYQETPQQQMQEATPKEPIADPGTLV